A single genomic interval of Nostoc commune NIES-4072 harbors:
- a CDS encoding YqeG family HAD IIIA-type phosphatase, which produces MVWNNLLQPDLILEGSVLNLTPDIIQKYGLKGLVLDVDETLVPFRVGLASPELQDWVEQIRSCTALCLVSNNLSEARIGGIARSLNLPYYLGAAKPSRRKIRAALRGMDLPVHQVGMVGDRLFTDVIAGNRLGMFTILVEPIVHADAALRSHPVRNFEVWISEILGASITPKKSKIHKT; this is translated from the coding sequence ATGGTCTGGAACAATCTTTTACAGCCTGACTTGATTTTAGAAGGTTCAGTGTTGAACCTAACACCAGATATTATCCAAAAATACGGGCTTAAAGGGCTGGTATTGGATGTAGATGAAACCTTAGTACCCTTTAGAGTAGGGCTGGCTTCCCCAGAACTACAAGATTGGGTGGAGCAAATTCGCTCCTGTACTGCATTGTGTTTGGTGAGTAACAACCTGAGTGAAGCCCGAATTGGTGGAATTGCGCGATCGCTTAATTTACCTTACTACTTAGGTGCAGCCAAGCCCTCCCGACGCAAAATTAGAGCAGCACTGAGGGGAATGGATCTACCAGTGCATCAAGTGGGGATGGTAGGCGATCGCTTATTTACGGATGTCATAGCAGGTAATCGCTTGGGGATGTTTACTATTCTAGTTGAACCGATTGTCCATGCAGACGCAGCCTTGCGTTCTCATCCTGTTCGCAACTTTGAAGTTTGGATATCTGAAATACTTGGAGCCTCTATTACACCCAAGAAAAGCAAAATTCACAAAACTTGA
- the proB gene encoding glutamate 5-kinase, which translates to MTKTIVVKIGTSSLTQPETGQLALSTIATLAETLCYLRRQGHRVILVSSGAVGVGCARLGLTERPKAIALKQAVAAVGQGRLIRVYDDLFTTLQQPIAQVLLTRSDLVQRSRYLNAYNTFQELLGLGVIPIVNENDTVAIDELKFGDNDTLSALVASLVEADWLFLLTDVDRLYSADPRSVPDARPIALVSSIKELAQLQIQTGSQGSQWGTGGMVTKISAARIAIAAGVRTVITQGRFPQNIEKIIQGELIGTHFEPQPEPTSARKRWIAYGLLPAGKLYLDEGAIAAISLAGKSLLAAGIKVVEGEFRTQDAVQLCDTNGNEIARGLVNYNSDELQKIRGCHSREISAILGYAGVETVIHRDNLVLI; encoded by the coding sequence ATGACGAAAACAATTGTTGTCAAAATCGGTACTTCGAGCCTAACTCAACCAGAAACGGGACAATTAGCACTTTCGACCATCGCTACCTTGGCGGAAACACTCTGTTATTTAAGACGCCAAGGACACCGGGTGATTTTGGTTTCTTCTGGGGCTGTGGGAGTGGGTTGTGCGCGGTTGGGCTTAACTGAACGTCCCAAAGCGATCGCACTAAAACAGGCTGTAGCAGCAGTTGGACAAGGCAGGTTAATTCGTGTATACGATGATTTATTTACTACCTTACAACAACCAATTGCTCAAGTATTACTGACTCGCAGCGACTTAGTACAACGCAGCCGCTATCTCAACGCCTACAACACTTTTCAGGAACTATTGGGGCTGGGAGTTATCCCCATAGTTAATGAAAATGATACCGTAGCAATAGACGAACTAAAATTTGGTGATAATGACACCCTTTCAGCATTGGTTGCTAGCTTAGTAGAAGCAGATTGGCTATTTTTGCTTACCGATGTCGATAGACTGTACTCAGCCGATCCACGTTCCGTACCAGATGCGCGACCGATCGCTTTAGTGAGTAGCATTAAAGAATTAGCTCAATTACAAATACAAACAGGTTCCCAAGGTTCTCAGTGGGGTACTGGCGGTATGGTGACAAAAATTTCGGCCGCGAGAATTGCGATCGCGGCGGGAGTTCGTACCGTAATTACCCAAGGGCGATTTCCCCAGAATATTGAAAAAATTATCCAAGGTGAACTGATTGGGACACATTTTGAACCACAACCTGAACCAACTTCGGCGCGTAAACGTTGGATAGCTTACGGACTTTTACCTGCGGGTAAATTGTATTTAGATGAAGGTGCGATCGCGGCAATTTCTCTGGCGGGAAAATCGTTATTAGCAGCTGGAATTAAGGTAGTAGAGGGAGAGTTTCGCACACAGGACGCAGTGCAATTGTGTGATACCAACGGTAACGAAATTGCTAGAGGACTTGTGAATTACAACAGCGATGAATTGCAAAAGATTCGCGGCTGTCATTCGCGGGAAATTTCCGCAATTTTAGGCTATGCGGGTGTGGAAACCGTGATTCACCGGGATAATTTGGTTTTGATTTAG
- a CDS encoding Uma2 family endonuclease, protein MTQTLENAVNFPEEQHFFKRGLSWEQFKAIQASFENVAGVRLFYCEGILEIVSIGKPHEAIKCLTGLLLGQYFLEQGIEFFPSGSFSQVIPEIVEYQADLSYCFGTDKAVPDLCIEVVITSGSPIKLQKYKLMGVPEVWFWEDGTIEVYCLREQEYEKVVTSELFPELDLFLLNRCILLSSPLEALREFRQGIQ, encoded by the coding sequence ATGACTCAAACGTTAGAAAATGCTGTTAACTTCCCAGAAGAACAACACTTCTTCAAACGTGGATTAAGTTGGGAACAGTTTAAAGCAATTCAAGCTAGCTTTGAAAATGTCGCGGGAGTGCGATTGTTTTATTGTGAGGGAATCTTAGAAATTGTGAGTATTGGCAAGCCTCATGAGGCAATTAAGTGTTTAACTGGTTTGCTCTTGGGGCAGTATTTCTTGGAACAGGGCATTGAATTTTTCCCCAGTGGAAGTTTTAGCCAGGTTATTCCCGAGATAGTAGAATATCAAGCAGATTTATCTTATTGCTTTGGAACGGACAAAGCTGTACCAGACTTGTGCATTGAAGTCGTGATTACTAGCGGTAGTCCCATAAAGTTACAGAAGTACAAATTAATGGGAGTCCCGGAAGTTTGGTTTTGGGAAGATGGCACAATTGAAGTTTACTGCTTACGAGAGCAAGAATATGAGAAAGTTGTTACAAGTGAGTTATTCCCAGAATTAGATTTATTCCTGCTCAATCGTTGTATTTTGTTGTCGTCTCCCTTGGAAGCGCTTAGAGAGTTTCGCCAGGGTATTCAGTAG
- a CDS encoding ROK family protein — translation MTLILALDFGGTKLAAGLVNVGSRKWLRYERRLSPANANASTDLEIMRSLVYSLLEDTKPGAIGVSFGGPVDASTGTVRLSHHVAGWENIPLKGLLEEEFGVSVGVDNDANVAALGEHRFGAGQGYDSLFYITVSTGVGGGWILNGQPWRGAGGMAGEIGHIVVDPAGPVCLCGKRGCVERLASGPYMAQNVREILDKEPPSRQVRQVGEVLRGLVGDNLTLLTGQLVSEAAAAGDDLAKEVLHKAAWALGVGIGNVANLMNPQRFVLGGGVTKAGADFWQVLRQVARETALPEVDFEIVPAILGDDAPLWGAVALAEMDN, via the coding sequence ATGACATTAATTTTAGCTCTCGATTTTGGTGGAACTAAATTGGCGGCAGGATTGGTAAATGTAGGTTCTAGAAAGTGGCTGCGTTATGAACGCCGTCTCTCGCCAGCGAATGCAAATGCTAGTACTGACTTGGAAATTATGCGATCGCTAGTATACTCTCTGCTAGAAGACACAAAACCAGGTGCGATCGGTGTCAGCTTTGGCGGCCCTGTAGATGCTTCTACGGGGACGGTGCGACTATCTCATCATGTGGCTGGATGGGAAAATATTCCTCTTAAAGGTTTGTTAGAGGAAGAGTTTGGTGTGAGTGTTGGTGTGGACAATGATGCTAATGTTGCTGCTTTGGGAGAACATCGTTTTGGTGCGGGACAGGGGTACGATAGCCTGTTTTATATAACTGTAAGCACTGGTGTGGGTGGTGGTTGGATACTCAACGGCCAGCCTTGGCGGGGTGCTGGTGGGATGGCTGGGGAAATTGGACATATTGTTGTAGATCCTGCTGGGCCAGTTTGTTTGTGTGGGAAGCGGGGATGTGTGGAACGTTTAGCTTCGGGGCCTTATATGGCACAAAATGTTAGGGAAATTTTGGACAAGGAACCGCCAAGTCGCCAAGTACGCCAAGTAGGAGAGGTGTTAAGGGGTTTGGTGGGGGATAATTTAACGTTGCTGACGGGACAGTTGGTAAGTGAGGCGGCGGCGGCTGGGGATGATTTGGCAAAGGAAGTTTTACATAAGGCTGCTTGGGCGCTGGGTGTAGGTATCGGTAATGTGGCGAATTTGATGAATCCGCAGCGCTTTGTGTTGGGGGGCGGTGTGACGAAAGCGGGGGCAGATTTTTGGCAAGTGCTGCGTCAAGTGGCGCGGGAGACGGCTTTACCAGAAGTTGATTTTGAAATTGTCCCAGCGATTTTGGGGGATGATGCGCCGTTGTGGGGGGCGGTGGCTTTAGCAGAAATGGATAATTAA
- a CDS encoding Mut7-C RNAse domain-containing protein, with protein MAIAYFFFHGELNHFLPRHHKQVKISHFFEERGSIKDMIESLGVPHPEVAFINVNGEYVNFSYIVSDGDTINVYPISVRTTIITNVLVMPEPLSIIRFVLDIHLGKLATSLRLLGFDTLYRNDYEDEKLAEISYSQGRILLTRDKGLLMRSLVTYGYYVRNTNPQQQILEVLQRYDLFKLVSPFKRCLRCNGLLEPVEKQSIVDKLPETVRSQVDVFQHCQDCDRIYWKGSHYQKLQQFIDGVLNSQRDE; from the coding sequence ATGGCGATCGCATATTTCTTTTTTCATGGAGAATTGAATCATTTTTTACCACGGCATCATAAGCAGGTGAAAATCTCCCATTTTTTTGAGGAGAGAGGCTCAATTAAGGACATGATTGAATCGTTGGGTGTCCCTCATCCAGAAGTTGCTTTTATCAATGTTAATGGTGAATATGTAAATTTTTCTTACATAGTTTCGGATGGAGATACTATTAATGTTTATCCAATTTCTGTTAGGACTACTATTATAACAAACGTTTTGGTTATGCCAGAACCGCTCAGTATTATCCGCTTTGTTTTAGATATCCATTTGGGGAAGCTGGCGACATCTCTACGACTTTTAGGTTTTGATACTTTATACCGCAATGACTACGAGGATGAGAAATTAGCCGAGATATCCTACAGCCAGGGGCGTATTCTCTTGACTCGTGATAAGGGTCTATTAATGCGTAGTTTGGTAACGTATGGGTATTATGTTAGAAATACTAACCCTCAACAACAAATCTTGGAAGTACTGCAACGCTACGACTTGTTTAAATTAGTCTCACCATTTAAAAGGTGTTTGCGCTGCAATGGATTATTAGAACCTGTAGAAAAACAATCCATCGTTGACAAGCTACCAGAAACAGTGCGATCGCAAGTTGATGTGTTCCAGCATTGCCAAGACTGCGATCGCATTTATTGGAAAGGTTCACATTATCAAAAATTGCAACAGTTTATTGATGGAGTCCTCAACTCACAAAGAGATGAGTAA
- a CDS encoding sucrase ferredoxin, with protein MNTFFCSDDSHQVGEDVIGSATNSQTYILVECPLPWISEAFNSKWVPQNLRILVEEVKRAKLPIRFLLIANDQSHKVNQTTLLIYQKKEGLSNGYHKKEFKLPNIEQVAAVVQKWLWGISSNSEIETSTTKDILVCTHGSHDKCCARYGAPFYFNVTARNADLCLDNVRIWKSSHFGGHRFAPTIIDLPEGRYYGRIDIDSFRSVLTRTGDIQCLNKVYRGWGILPAALQVLERELMLCNGWDWFNYKVAGKILEQSLDNNTILGELSFEQPSGSLYTYQAKLVRDETKTQQLKSSCNATRELVVTKYAVGSLWVSSSKVMSYST; from the coding sequence ATGAATACTTTTTTTTGTTCTGACGATTCACACCAAGTAGGAGAAGATGTTATTGGTAGCGCCACCAATTCTCAAACTTATATTTTAGTTGAGTGTCCTTTACCTTGGATATCAGAAGCCTTTAATTCCAAATGGGTACCCCAGAATTTGAGGATTTTGGTAGAGGAAGTGAAGCGTGCTAAACTACCGATTAGATTCCTCTTAATTGCCAATGATCAATCACACAAAGTAAACCAGACTACGCTGTTGATTTATCAAAAAAAAGAAGGGCTAAGTAATGGATATCATAAAAAAGAGTTTAAGCTGCCAAATATTGAGCAAGTAGCAGCAGTTGTCCAAAAATGGTTATGGGGTATCAGTTCTAATTCTGAGATAGAAACGAGTACAACTAAAGATATTTTAGTTTGTACCCACGGTAGCCATGATAAATGTTGTGCCAGATATGGCGCTCCTTTTTACTTCAATGTAACAGCAAGGAACGCTGATTTGTGCTTGGATAATGTGCGAATCTGGAAATCATCACACTTTGGCGGACATCGGTTTGCACCGACAATTATAGACTTGCCAGAAGGAAGATATTACGGTCGTATAGATATAGATTCATTTAGATCGGTTTTGACTCGTACTGGCGATATTCAATGCTTAAATAAAGTCTATAGAGGCTGGGGAATTCTACCTGCTGCACTTCAGGTTTTGGAAAGAGAACTAATGCTTTGTAATGGATGGGATTGGTTTAATTACAAAGTTGCAGGCAAAATTTTGGAGCAAAGTTTAGATAATAATACTATTCTGGGTGAGCTAAGTTTTGAACAACCTTCTGGTTCTCTCTACACTTACCAGGCTAAACTTGTGAGAGATGAAACTAAGACTCAACAACTGAAGAGTTCATGCAATGCTACACGAGAATTGGTAGTTACTAAATATGCTGTCGGTAGTCTTTGGGTTAGTTCTAGTAAGGTGATGAGTTATAGTACTTAA
- a CDS encoding helix-turn-helix domain-containing protein, producing MPYTIPNNSCVGCDNCRPQCPTGAIRIEDNEYWIDPGLCNNCEGYYSEPQCVIACPTNSPIPWQSKKGRCKIEPRDASSLDLFSNGKNNPFASAIAIWEACNVLAQRTSLHWETDEEGYISYSRQINQGRGAIAFHIQDPFKVNDKAIDLAAIEGLDIRAACIHLIFAAYATALEQPWEQEFAIDERQIEKYLGMEKRKDLSKAAKLALMKNLVQQACSLLISIDWPQQGRINGFSITGSRLWHLVDIQHHFQEDNLGCKYLIGLTFKVKAGLWAQYFLNKQACKQRTAFYQYGSLPKTLLTTVMSIWQQHEGAVRLMLWLLFKTKMGKEQRITIPTLLRIAYGEEKVALASRQREERKRLLRTFESDLEILNHYGMKPLFDPVTYPPEIQPLWAKLVDLPEDPDEALEFWTNDGGAETRLTDTGPRGKWNLLMNARILAFELPPEWEQQISESEKKKTRTAKAKRKPKATNELLGEQILQARKNLNLSQRELAKLTGKSQSWIRDIENGRLKAKLEDQVLLRKVLNMT from the coding sequence ATGCCTTATACAATTCCTAACAACAGTTGCGTTGGATGTGACAACTGCCGCCCCCAATGTCCTACGGGTGCAATCAGAATAGAAGACAATGAATACTGGATTGATCCTGGTCTTTGTAATAATTGTGAGGGTTATTATTCAGAACCGCAATGTGTAATAGCTTGTCCAACAAATTCTCCGATTCCTTGGCAGTCAAAAAAAGGGAGATGCAAAATAGAACCAAGAGATGCTAGCAGTTTAGACTTGTTTTCTAACGGCAAGAATAATCCATTTGCTTCAGCGATCGCTATTTGGGAAGCTTGTAATGTACTAGCACAACGTACATCGCTACATTGGGAAACCGATGAAGAAGGCTATATAAGTTACAGCCGACAAATCAATCAGGGACGAGGTGCGATCGCTTTTCACATCCAAGATCCATTCAAAGTTAACGACAAGGCCATAGATTTAGCAGCAATTGAGGGGCTTGACATCAGAGCCGCTTGCATACATCTAATTTTTGCAGCTTATGCTACAGCTTTAGAGCAACCTTGGGAGCAAGAATTTGCGATCGATGAGCGACAAATTGAGAAATATTTGGGGATGGAGAAACGCAAAGATTTAAGCAAAGCTGCCAAACTAGCTTTAATGAAAAATCTTGTCCAGCAAGCTTGCTCCCTGCTTATCTCCATTGACTGGCCTCAACAAGGTCGAATTAACGGATTTTCTATTACAGGTAGCCGCTTATGGCACTTAGTAGATATTCAGCACCACTTTCAAGAAGACAATCTTGGATGCAAATATCTTATTGGGCTAACTTTTAAAGTAAAAGCAGGTTTATGGGCACAATATTTCTTAAATAAGCAAGCATGTAAACAGCGAACCGCATTCTATCAATACGGTAGTCTTCCGAAAACGCTGCTAACTACAGTTATGAGCATTTGGCAGCAACATGAAGGCGCAGTCCGATTAATGCTGTGGTTGCTGTTTAAAACCAAAATGGGCAAGGAACAACGTATTACTATTCCTACCTTGCTGCGGATTGCTTACGGAGAAGAAAAAGTTGCCCTTGCATCCAGACAACGAGAAGAACGCAAACGTCTGCTGCGAACTTTTGAAAGCGACTTAGAAATTCTCAATCACTATGGAATGAAACCACTTTTCGATCCGGTTACCTACCCGCCAGAAATTCAACCTTTATGGGCGAAGTTAGTTGATCTTCCAGAAGATCCAGATGAAGCATTAGAATTTTGGACTAATGACGGTGGTGCTGAAACCCGCCTCACAGACACAGGCCCCCGTGGTAAATGGAATCTCTTAATGAATGCGCGGATTTTGGCTTTTGAACTCCCACCAGAATGGGAACAGCAAATTTCAGAATCAGAGAAAAAGAAAACAAGAACTGCTAAAGCCAAAAGGAAGCCTAAAGCTACAAACGAATTGCTGGGTGAACAGATTTTACAGGCGCGAAAAAATTTGAATCTCTCTCAAAGAGAATTGGCAAAGCTTACAGGTAAAAGCCAAAGCTGGATTCGAGATATCGAAAATGGCCGTTTAAAAGCCAAATTAGAAGACCAAGTACTTTTAAGAAAAGTGCTAAATATGACTTAA
- the fdxB gene encoding ferredoxin III, nif-specific has protein sequence MAQLTGLTFGGKAWTPKFAQEIDKDKCIGCGRCVKVCGYNVLGLKALNEEGEFVDDEDDDEIERKVMAVTSPENCIGCEACSRICPKNCYTHVALNN, from the coding sequence ATGGCACAGCTAACAGGTTTGACATTTGGCGGTAAGGCTTGGACACCAAAATTCGCTCAAGAAATTGACAAGGACAAATGTATCGGTTGTGGCAGATGCGTTAAAGTATGCGGTTACAATGTTTTGGGTTTGAAGGCGCTCAATGAAGAAGGCGAATTTGTAGATGATGAAGATGATGATGAAATTGAACGCAAAGTAATGGCAGTTACTTCTCCAGAAAACTGTATTGGTTGTGAAGCGTGTTCACGGATTTGCCCCAAAAATTGCTACACCCATGTTGCATTAAACAACTAA
- a CDS encoding cytochrome c oxidase subunit II, protein MQQVPVSLWTLVAGIVVTAISIWIGQNHTLMPVQASLQAPLVDGFFNVMFTIAIALFLVVEGTIVLFLIQFRRRRGDDSDGVRVEGNVPLEIFWTAIPTVIVLGLGIYSVDVFNRMGGFEPAGHPHSAAHVAHIPGSALAATLSDTEATTAPAIAPTIGIGASPKNLDKPADLVVDVKGIQYAWLFNYPDSGITSGELHIPVGADVQLNLSAQDVIHSFWVPNFRLKQDALPGIPTELRFVATKPGTYPVVCAELCGGYHGSMRTQVIVHTPEEYNNWRTENQIAQQQNLNQVVAVSESPSWRFPAMGNSRTQRVNPADLSTSEFLAPHTHDMGISAATLQSLVIGH, encoded by the coding sequence ATGCAACAAGTTCCTGTTTCACTATGGACTCTGGTTGCTGGGATAGTAGTTACAGCAATCAGTATTTGGATTGGTCAGAATCACACTTTGATGCCGGTGCAAGCATCGTTACAAGCGCCTTTGGTAGACGGTTTTTTTAACGTCATGTTTACCATTGCGATCGCACTCTTCTTAGTGGTAGAAGGAACAATTGTACTTTTTTTGATTCAGTTTCGTCGCCGTCGCGGTGATGATAGTGATGGTGTGCGAGTAGAAGGCAACGTTCCCTTAGAAATCTTTTGGACAGCAATCCCAACAGTGATTGTTCTCGGCTTGGGCATTTACAGTGTAGATGTTTTTAACCGAATGGGCGGCTTTGAGCCTGCGGGTCATCCTCATTCAGCAGCTCATGTTGCTCATATACCGGGGAGTGCTTTGGCAGCCACATTAAGCGATACTGAAGCAACAACTGCCCCAGCAATAGCCCCAACAATTGGTATTGGCGCGTCTCCCAAAAACCTAGATAAACCAGCCGACTTAGTTGTTGATGTCAAAGGCATACAGTACGCCTGGTTATTTAATTACCCTGATAGTGGCATTACCTCTGGGGAATTACACATACCCGTTGGTGCTGATGTACAACTCAACCTTTCAGCACAAGATGTAATTCATTCATTCTGGGTGCCAAACTTCCGCTTGAAACAAGATGCACTTCCCGGTATCCCTACCGAACTACGATTTGTCGCCACTAAACCAGGTACATATCCCGTAGTTTGTGCTGAATTGTGCGGTGGTTATCACGGTTCAATGCGGACACAAGTAATTGTCCACACACCAGAAGAATATAATAACTGGCGGACAGAAAACCAGATTGCTCAACAGCAAAATTTAAATCAAGTCGTTGCAGTGAGCGAGTCCCCGTCTTGGCGGTTTCCGGCGATGGGGAACTCGCGAACCCAAAGGGTTAATCCAGCCGACTTATCAACATCAGAGTTTCTCGCACCCCACACCCATGATATGGGAATTAGTGCAGCAACTCTACAGTCATTGGTCATTGGTCATTAG
- the ctaD gene encoding cytochrome c oxidase subunit I has protein sequence MTQVEFPRNTPPEEKKPEMVAGHTSHPKAWKWQDYFTFNVDHKVIGIQYLVTAFVFYLIGGLMAVALRVELATPDADVLDPNLYNAFMTNHGTIMIFLWIVPSAIGGFGNYLVPLMVGARDMAFPKLNAIAFWLNPPAGALILGSFIFGGSQSGWTAYPPLSLVTAPIAQSMWILAIVLVGTSSILGSLNFVITILMMKVPSMKWDQVPLFCWAILATSLLALLSTPVLAAGLVLLLFDLNFGTSFFKPDAGGNVVIYQHLFWFYSHPAVYLMILPIFGIMSEVIPVHSRKPIFGYKAIAYSSVAICVVGLFVWVHHMFTSGTPGWMRMFFTISTLIVAVPTGVKIFAWVATLWGGKIRFTGAMLFAIGLLSMFVMGGLSGVTMGTAPFDVHVHDTYYVVGHFHYVLFGGSVFGIYAGIYHWFPKMTGRMLNESLARIHFALTFIGTNLTFLPMHELGLKGMPRRVAMYDPQFIDLNQICTFGSFVLAISVIPFTINMIYSWLKGPLAGDNPWQGLTLEWTTSSPPAIENWEVLPVVTHGPYDYGHDNTLEIQPSATPSANA, from the coding sequence ATGACGCAGGTAGAATTTCCCCGGAATACTCCACCAGAAGAAAAGAAACCGGAAATGGTGGCTGGCCACACCTCCCATCCGAAGGCGTGGAAATGGCAAGACTATTTTACATTTAATGTTGACCACAAGGTTATTGGTATCCAATACCTAGTGACGGCGTTTGTGTTCTATCTCATCGGTGGACTGATGGCTGTTGCTCTGCGTGTCGAATTAGCAACACCAGATGCAGACGTACTCGACCCCAATCTGTATAACGCTTTCATGACCAATCACGGGACGATTATGATCTTCCTGTGGATTGTTCCTAGCGCCATTGGGGGATTTGGTAACTATTTGGTGCCGTTGATGGTTGGTGCTAGGGATATGGCTTTCCCGAAGCTGAACGCGATCGCCTTTTGGTTAAATCCCCCAGCCGGTGCGCTGATTTTAGGTAGTTTCATTTTTGGCGGTTCGCAATCTGGTTGGACAGCTTACCCACCTTTGAGCTTAGTGACAGCACCAATCGCTCAAAGTATGTGGATACTTGCGATCGTCTTAGTGGGAACTTCTTCAATTTTGGGTTCACTGAACTTTGTGATCACCATTTTGATGATGAAAGTTCCTAGCATGAAATGGGATCAAGTGCCCCTATTTTGCTGGGCAATCTTGGCAACCTCGTTGCTGGCGCTTCTCTCTACACCTGTATTAGCAGCCGGTTTAGTTCTACTGTTGTTTGACCTCAACTTTGGCACTTCCTTCTTCAAACCAGATGCAGGCGGTAATGTTGTAATTTATCAACACTTATTCTGGTTTTATTCTCACCCGGCAGTATATTTAATGATTCTGCCCATTTTCGGCATCATGTCGGAGGTAATACCAGTTCACTCGCGTAAGCCAATCTTTGGTTATAAAGCGATCGCTTACTCTAGTGTAGCCATCTGCGTTGTTGGTTTGTTCGTCTGGGTACACCACATGTTCACCAGTGGCACACCCGGCTGGATGCGGATGTTCTTCACTATCTCCACTCTTATAGTTGCAGTTCCCACTGGCGTGAAAATTTTTGCTTGGGTTGCTACCCTCTGGGGTGGTAAAATCCGCTTCACAGGTGCGATGCTTTTCGCCATTGGTTTGTTGTCCATGTTTGTCATGGGCGGCTTAAGTGGTGTGACGATGGGAACAGCCCCCTTTGATGTTCATGTCCACGACACATATTATGTTGTCGGACATTTCCATTACGTTCTATTTGGTGGTTCCGTGTTTGGTATCTACGCAGGTATTTATCACTGGTTCCCCAAAATGACCGGACGAATGCTGAATGAAAGCTTGGCACGCATTCACTTTGCCCTTACCTTCATCGGTACTAATCTGACCTTTTTACCCATGCACGAGTTGGGCTTAAAAGGAATGCCGCGAAGAGTGGCAATGTATGACCCCCAATTTATCGACCTGAATCAAATTTGTACCTTTGGTTCATTTGTTTTGGCGATATCGGTAATTCCTTTCACCATCAACATGATCTACAGTTGGCTGAAAGGGCCTTTGGCTGGTGATAATCCTTGGCAAGGTTTGACCTTAGAATGGACAACTAGCTCACCACCTGCAATTGAAAACTGGGAAGTGTTGCCGGTTGTGACTCATGGCCCTTATGACTACGGTCATGATAATACTCTTGAAATACAGCCATCTGCAACACCGTCAGCTAATGCTTAG
- a CDS encoding cytochrome c oxidase subunit 3 has protein sequence MTIATTTSENHNAGHEEHPDLRVWGLLTFLASESLMFGGFFATYLFFRGTTAVWPPEGSEVELLVPTINTIILVSSSFVIHFGDTAIKKNNVKGMQLWYAITAIMGAIFLGGQVYEYSTLGYGLTTNVFANCFYIMTGFHGLHVFVGLLLILRALWRSRLPGEYSATNHTFIEMTEIYWHFVDIIWIILFTLVYVLTLF, from the coding sequence ATGACCATAGCTACAACCACAAGCGAAAATCACAATGCAGGACACGAAGAACATCCAGATTTAAGAGTTTGGGGATTGTTGACGTTCCTCGCTTCTGAATCCCTTATGTTTGGGGGATTTTTTGCCACTTATTTGTTTTTCCGGGGTACTACAGCAGTTTGGCCTCCAGAAGGAAGCGAAGTAGAACTACTCGTACCAACGATTAACACCATTATCCTGGTGTCTAGTAGTTTCGTCATTCACTTCGGTGATACGGCGATTAAAAAGAATAATGTCAAGGGAATGCAACTATGGTACGCAATTACCGCAATCATGGGGGCAATTTTCTTAGGTGGTCAGGTTTATGAGTATTCAACATTAGGATACGGACTGACTACCAACGTCTTCGCTAACTGCTTTTATATCATGACAGGGTTCCACGGTTTGCACGTTTTTGTGGGACTGTTATTGATATTACGTGCATTGTGGCGATCGCGTCTTCCCGGTGAATATTCTGCAACCAATCATACTTTCATCGAAATGACAGAAATTTACTGGCACTTCGTAGACATTATCTGGATTATTTTATTCACCTTGGTGTACGTTCTTACTTTGTTTTAA